A single region of the Xenopus laevis strain J_2021 chromosome 4L, Xenopus_laevis_v10.1, whole genome shotgun sequence genome encodes:
- the LOC108713894 gene encoding zinc finger protein 3 isoform X2, translating into MIKDKKDMTEKILNHALEIIFLLTGEEYIIVKKNSLGPDIPLATGEVPIKCDAVAVYFSVDEWEYIRGHKQFYKDAEIENQSSPSITETIDDRRSDCYGNNVGAFSVNKEGLEKGTENDTEVVEVHSDTDGFAGEVANVNQQEEQCLGSPVQEQENEFFVEIRKDGTTAMDNDNTMLYGLHGVEPAAKSIKASATCESGNFSYPFQQEYCAEETSDHRNADLPWKCQKRRSKICAKNLIRKLSFAEQSTVHRVPKPYEGNEYGKFFSTNPYLVSRMRTHKGEKPHGCNVCGKHFNYKSRLLIHQRTHTGKKPHRCNECGKQFDYKSRLLLHQTTHTGEEPFKCNECGKHFVEFSYLTRHQRTHSGEKPFKCDECGKNFGNKSYFVQHQRIHTGEKPHACSQCGKCFTHRSTLFKHKKIHAREKVYSCVSCGEYFNSKYKLIDQRCSICIDLYK; encoded by the exons ATGATAAAGGACAAGAAAGACATGACGGAGAAGATTCTGAATCATGCACTCGAAATCATCTTTTTGCTTACTGGGGAG GAATACATCATTGTGAAGAAGAATTCCCTGGGGCCtgacattcccctagcaacaggAGAG GTGCCTATAAAATGTGACGCTGTTGCAGTCTATTTTTCCGTGGACGAGTGGGAATACATAAGGGGGCACAAGCAGTTCTACAAAGATGCAGAAATAGAAAATCAGAGTTCTCCAAGTATCACGGAAACCATAGACGACAGACGGTCTg ACTGCTATGGGAACAATGTTGGTGccttttcagttaataaagaagGACTAGAGAAAGGGACTGAAAATGACACTGAAGTGGTTGAGGTCCATTCGGACACAG ATGGGTTTGCTGGAGAGGTAGCAAATGTTAATCAGCAAGAGGAGCAGTGTCTTGGGAGTCCCGTGCAAGAGCAAGAAAATGAATTCTTTGTAGAAATTAGAAAAG ATGGGACCACAGCAATGGACAATGACAATACCATGCTGTATGGACTTCATGGAGTGGAACCAGCAGCAAAGTCAATAAAGGCATCTGCTACATGTGAAAGTGGAAATTTCAGCTATCCTTTTCAACAAGAATATTGTGCAGAAGAGACTTCTGACCATAGGAATGCTGACCTACCTTGGAAATGCCAGAAGAGAAGGAGCAAGATATGTGCTAAAAATCTGATCAGAAAACTATCATTTGCAGAACAATCAACTGTACATAGGGTTCCGAAACCTTATGAGGGAAACGAATATGGAAAATTCTTCAGTACAAATCCCTACCTTGTCAGTCGGATGAGAACCCACAAAGGAGAGAAACCCCACGGCTGTAATGTATGTGGGAAACACTTCAATTACAAATCCCGTCTACTTATACATCAGAGAACACACACGGGTAAGAAGCCTCACCGGTGTAACGAATGTGGGAAACAGTTCGATTACAAATCTCGTCTTCTTCTACATCAAACTACGCACACAGGGGAGGAGCCTTTTAAGTGCAATGAGTGTGGGAAGCACTTTGTCGAGTTTTCCTATCTAACAAGACATCAGAGAACACAttcaggggagaaaccatttaaaTGTGATGAATGTGGGAAGAACTTTGGAAACAAGTCCTATTTTGTTCAgcaccagagaattcacaccgGAGAAAAGCCGCACGCTTGCTCACAATGCGGGAAATGCTTCACTCATAGATCCACTCTGTTCAAACACAAGAAGATTCATGCAAGAGAGAAAGTATATTCTTGTGTAAGCTGTGGGGAATATTTCAATTCCAAATATAAGCTTATTGACCAGCGTTGCTCTATATGCATAgacttgtataaataa
- the LOC108713894 gene encoding zinc finger protein 3 isoform X1, translating into MIKDKKDMTEKILNHALEIIFLLTGEEYIIVKKNSLGPDIPLATGEVPIKCDAVAVYFSVDEWEYIRGHKQFYKDAEIENQSSPSITETIDDRRSDLIDSPIELLDCYGNNVGAFSVNKEGLEKGTENDTEVVEVHSDTDGFAGEVANVNQQEEQCLGSPVQEQENEFFVEIRKDGTTAMDNDNTMLYGLHGVEPAAKSIKASATCESGNFSYPFQQEYCAEETSDHRNADLPWKCQKRRSKICAKNLIRKLSFAEQSTVHRVPKPYEGNEYGKFFSTNPYLVSRMRTHKGEKPHGCNVCGKHFNYKSRLLIHQRTHTGKKPHRCNECGKQFDYKSRLLLHQTTHTGEEPFKCNECGKHFVEFSYLTRHQRTHSGEKPFKCDECGKNFGNKSYFVQHQRIHTGEKPHACSQCGKCFTHRSTLFKHKKIHAREKVYSCVSCGEYFNSKYKLIDQRCSICIDLYK; encoded by the exons ATGATAAAGGACAAGAAAGACATGACGGAGAAGATTCTGAATCATGCACTCGAAATCATCTTTTTGCTTACTGGGGAG GAATACATCATTGTGAAGAAGAATTCCCTGGGGCCtgacattcccctagcaacaggAGAG GTGCCTATAAAATGTGACGCTGTTGCAGTCTATTTTTCCGTGGACGAGTGGGAATACATAAGGGGGCACAAGCAGTTCTACAAAGATGCAGAAATAGAAAATCAGAGTTCTCCAAGTATCACGGAAACCATAGACGACAGACGGTCTg ATCTGATTGATTCTCCCATTGAATTACTAGACTGCTATGGGAACAATGTTGGTGccttttcagttaataaagaagGACTAGAGAAAGGGACTGAAAATGACACTGAAGTGGTTGAGGTCCATTCGGACACAG ATGGGTTTGCTGGAGAGGTAGCAAATGTTAATCAGCAAGAGGAGCAGTGTCTTGGGAGTCCCGTGCAAGAGCAAGAAAATGAATTCTTTGTAGAAATTAGAAAAG ATGGGACCACAGCAATGGACAATGACAATACCATGCTGTATGGACTTCATGGAGTGGAACCAGCAGCAAAGTCAATAAAGGCATCTGCTACATGTGAAAGTGGAAATTTCAGCTATCCTTTTCAACAAGAATATTGTGCAGAAGAGACTTCTGACCATAGGAATGCTGACCTACCTTGGAAATGCCAGAAGAGAAGGAGCAAGATATGTGCTAAAAATCTGATCAGAAAACTATCATTTGCAGAACAATCAACTGTACATAGGGTTCCGAAACCTTATGAGGGAAACGAATATGGAAAATTCTTCAGTACAAATCCCTACCTTGTCAGTCGGATGAGAACCCACAAAGGAGAGAAACCCCACGGCTGTAATGTATGTGGGAAACACTTCAATTACAAATCCCGTCTACTTATACATCAGAGAACACACACGGGTAAGAAGCCTCACCGGTGTAACGAATGTGGGAAACAGTTCGATTACAAATCTCGTCTTCTTCTACATCAAACTACGCACACAGGGGAGGAGCCTTTTAAGTGCAATGAGTGTGGGAAGCACTTTGTCGAGTTTTCCTATCTAACAAGACATCAGAGAACACAttcaggggagaaaccatttaaaTGTGATGAATGTGGGAAGAACTTTGGAAACAAGTCCTATTTTGTTCAgcaccagagaattcacaccgGAGAAAAGCCGCACGCTTGCTCACAATGCGGGAAATGCTTCACTCATAGATCCACTCTGTTCAAACACAAGAAGATTCATGCAAGAGAGAAAGTATATTCTTGTGTAAGCTGTGGGGAATATTTCAATTCCAAATATAAGCTTATTGACCAGCGTTGCTCTATATGCATAgacttgtataaataa